One genomic window of Peromyscus maniculatus bairdii isolate BWxNUB_F1_BW_parent chromosome 2, HU_Pman_BW_mat_3.1, whole genome shotgun sequence includes the following:
- the LOC102921705 gene encoding interferon alpha-3-like, translated as MVPVLLLLLAVMLGCSTACSLDRGASWSLRLQRGETARLLGQLKSLPGHQCLRDRMDFRCPWKKGRISQGEQKEEDATCCHSEMLRQLLQLFATEASRDAWAERPLGQLVTSLLSGLEALEGRAAEPSPACAPPLAMAIRTYFWGISRYLQAKGYSPCSWEIIRAEMQVALRTFPVPAERNPKKRRRSMEESPPLRTVVPCADQPNASHWVTRGAAVVPEVSLLGAECPRVCPGAMKLSGEEEKAAEQGGLTPGVRCPWE; from the exons ATGGtgcctgtgctcctcctcctcctggcagtGATGCTGGGCTGCAGCACAGCCTGCTCACTGGACAGGGGTGCATCTTGGAGCCTGCGCCTGCAGCGCGGGGAAACCGCCAGGTTGTTAGGGCAGCTGAAAAGCCTGCCGGGCCACCAGTGCCTGCGGGACAGAATGGATTTCAGATGTCCCTGGAAGAAAGGGCGCATCAGCcaaggggagcagaaagaagaagatgccacctgttgCCACTCCGAGATGCTcaggcagctcctccagctcttcgcgacagaggccagcagagatgcCTGGGCAGAGAGGCCGCTTGGGCAACTTGTCACTAGTCTGTTGAGTGGCCTGGAAGCGCTGGAGGGGAGAGCAGCGGAGCCAAGCCCAGCCTGTGCACCTCCTTTGGCCATGGCCATCCGCACCTACTTTTGGGGGATCTCCCGCTATCTCCAGGCAAAGGGATACAGCCCTTGCTCGTGGGAGATCATCAGAGCGGAAATGCAAGTGGCCCTTAGGACattcccagtgcctgcagagagaaaccccaagaagagaagaaggtccATGGAGGAATCCCCGCCGCTCAG gaCAGTAGTGCCTTGCGCTGATCAGCCCAATGCGAGCCACTGGgtgaccagag GTGCTGCTGTTGTGCCTGAGGTCAGCCTCTTGGGAGCAGAGTGTCCGCGGGTCTGCCCTGGAGCCATGAAGttgtctggggaagaggagaaggcagctgagcagggcgGACTGACTCCTGGGGTCCGGTGTCCTTGGGAGTGA